The DNA region TCGACGCTCGTCGACTGCGTCACCGGGCAGGCCGTCTGGGTCGGCCCCGCCTGCGTCGTTAGTGGCGGTCCCGGCGACGTCCGGGTCGACGCCGAGATTCATGAGGGGAAGCGACTCGGCGCGGTGCTGGCCGACCGCGTCCACGCCGAGGGCGACGTGAGCTTCTCGCCGGGGACGCTCGTCGGGTCGAACACGATGCTTCGGACGGGGACCACCGCCTCAGGTGTCGTCGAACCGGGTTCGGAGGTAGTGCGCTGATGTGCGGCATCATCGGCTGTGTCGGCCGCGGCGACGAGACGCTCGACGTGTTGGTCGAGGGGCTGTCGAAACTGGAGTACCGCGGCTACGACTCGGCGGGCGTCGCGCTCTCGGACGGCGACATCGACGTCGACGTCGTCAAGCGGGCGGGCGAACTCGACGCGCTCCGCGAGGCGCTCTCGAAGCGCTCGATCAGCGGCCACGTCGGCATCGGTCACACCCGCTGGAGCACTCACGGGCCGCCGACCGACGAGAACGCTCACCCCCACACCGACTGCACCGGCGGCGTCGCCGTCGTCCACAACGGCATCATCGAGAACTACGACGAACTCCGCGACGAGTTGGAGGCCGAGGGTCACGAGTTCAGAAGCGACACCGACACGGAAGTCGTTCCGCACCTCGTCGAGGCGGGAATCGCCGCCGGCGAGTCGCCGGAGCTGGCGTTTCGTGCGGCCGTCGAGCGACTCTCGGGGAGCTTCGCGCTCGTCTGCGTCGTCGCGGGCGAGGACGCCGTGTTCGCCGTCCGTCAGGACTCGCCACTGGTGGTCGGCGTCGACGACGGCAGCTACTACTTCGGTAGTGACGTGCCCGCGTTCCTGGCGCACACAGACCGCGTCGTCTACCTCGACGACGGGGAGTTCGCGACGCTGCGGCCCTCGGGGTGGACGGTTCGCGACGAGACGGCCGCCCGCGTCGAGAAATCCGTCGAAACCGTCGACTGGAGCGTCGAAGACACCGGCAAGAGCGGCTACGACCACTACATGCTCAAAGAGATACACGAGCAACCGCGGGCGCTGCGACAGTGTCTCTCCGGGCGCGTCGACGAGCGCCGCGGCGAGGTGACACTGCCGGAACTCGACAGCTTGGAGACGCCCGAGAGCGTCCACCTCGTCGCCTGCGGCACCTCCTACCACGCGGCGCTCTACGGAGTGCAGTTGTTCCACTCGCTGGGCATCCCGGCGCAGGCGTTCCTCGCAAGCGAGTACGCGACTGGCGTCCCACCGCTTTCGGACTCGCTCGTCATCGGCATCACCCAGAGCGGCGAGACGGCTGACACGCTGTCGGCGTTGCGGGAGGCGCGCGCCCGCGGGGCGCAGACGCTCGCGGTGACGAACGTCGTCGGCAGCACCGCCGCCCGCGAGTGCGACTACGCGCTCTACATCCGCGCCGGCCCCGAGATCGGCGTCGCGGCGACGAAGACGTTCTCCTCGCAGTTGGTGTCGCTCAACTTGCTCGTGGAGTATCTCGCGGGCGACCGCCGCTCCAGCGAGGAGCGCCGCGAGGTGTTGCAGACGCTGCGCGACCTCCCGGGACGGATCCAGCAGGTGCTCGACGAGTCGACGGCCGAGGAGATCGCAGACGAGTATCTCGGCGGCGACGGCTACTTCTTCATCGGTCGGGGGTTGAACTACCCGGTCGCGCTGGAGGGGGCGCTGAAGTTCAAGGAGATCACGTACGAACACGCCGAGGGGTTCGCCGCGGGCGAGTTGAAACACGGGACGCTGGCGCTCGTCACCGAGCAAACACCGGTGTTCGCCGTCGTCACCGGCGAGGACGTCCCCGCCCAGAAGACGCTCGGCAACGTTCGCGAGGTCGAATCCCGCGGCGCGCCCGTCATCGCCGTCACCGACGACGACCAACTGGAGCGCTACGCCGACGCGTCGCTGCGTGTTCCCTCGGGGTCGGCGCGCGTCGCACCGGTGCTCGTGAACGTCCAGTTGCAGTTGGTCGCCTACTGGGTGGCGAACGCGCTCGGACGGTCGATAGACAAACCGCGGAACCTCGCGAAGAGCGTGACTGTGGAGTGAGGGCCGTCGAACCGTTCGTCGGTCGAACGAGTCTCTCTCTCTCTCTCGGCACGAGGCCGACCCGCCGCCGTCACTCGCCGTCGACTAGTAGGGCGGGTCGTCGCCCTCGACGTTGTCGCGCAACGCAGGGTCCTGCTGTTCCTCGACTTTCTGGTTGAACAACCCGTCGTCCAACTCCTGGCCCGGTTCGTCCGTCGTATCGTACGTCGAAACGCCCATCGATAGCAGTTCCTCCATCGCCTTCTGTCGATTCAGGAACTCGCCCTGTTCGACGAGACGGTCGATACGGTCGGACAGGTCGTCCGGGAGCGTCACCTCGATTCTGGACATACTCGACCGGTCGACGTTCGCCCGGATAAAACTG from Haloprofundus halobius includes:
- the glmS gene encoding glutamine--fructose-6-phosphate transaminase (isomerizing), with the translated sequence MCGIIGCVGRGDETLDVLVEGLSKLEYRGYDSAGVALSDGDIDVDVVKRAGELDALREALSKRSISGHVGIGHTRWSTHGPPTDENAHPHTDCTGGVAVVHNGIIENYDELRDELEAEGHEFRSDTDTEVVPHLVEAGIAAGESPELAFRAAVERLSGSFALVCVVAGEDAVFAVRQDSPLVVGVDDGSYYFGSDVPAFLAHTDRVVYLDDGEFATLRPSGWTVRDETAARVEKSVETVDWSVEDTGKSGYDHYMLKEIHEQPRALRQCLSGRVDERRGEVTLPELDSLETPESVHLVACGTSYHAALYGVQLFHSLGIPAQAFLASEYATGVPPLSDSLVIGITQSGETADTLSALREARARGAQTLAVTNVVGSTAARECDYALYIRAGPEIGVAATKTFSSQLVSLNLLVEYLAGDRRSSEERREVLQTLRDLPGRIQQVLDESTAEEIADEYLGGDGYFFIGRGLNYPVALEGALKFKEITYEHAEGFAAGELKHGTLALVTEQTPVFAVVTGEDVPAQKTLGNVREVESRGAPVIAVTDDDQLERYADASLRVPSGSARVAPVLVNVQLQLVAYWVANALGRSIDKPRNLAKSVTVE
- a CDS encoding CopG family ribbon-helix-helix protein, translating into MSRIEVTLPDDLSDRIDRLVEQGEFLNRQKAMEELLSMGVSTYDTTDEPGQELDDGLFNQKVEEQQDPALRDNVEGDDPPY